Within the Periplaneta americana isolate PAMFEO1 chromosome 6, P.americana_PAMFEO1_priV1, whole genome shotgun sequence genome, the region ACGATCCTGTGACATAACTACCAGTGAAATTGCACACATCGCAAACACTATAAAAGAGTTGCTCTAACGTTTGGAGGCACATTCATCCAGCGGAACAACCTGCTATACATTCTCTACCATCATGCAGCAGGTTAAGGTAAGTTATATGGCTAAGCATAGATGCTCTTCTTTTGTATGAGTATTGTAAGAGTTGTAAATATCTAACGTTAGGAAGTACTCCATGAATTCAACGAAATATATCTTCAATTTAGGTTCTTCCATTCATTGTCATCTTGGTGGTCCTGATGGCAGCAGTAAATGCTTTCCCTGGACATTTAGTGGATAACCatcattatgtatgtatattacagttcaaacaacatatttttcataaaagcataaatcaatataaattcatttattcGTACGTTTAGTGGAGGAACACAAAATGCAAATAAAGGTATTTTTGTTAGAACTCCTCATTGATCtatgataatttaatttaaaattcaggAGCATCCCCAGTACAAGTTCGAATACGCAGTTCATGACCCACATACCGGTGACGTCAAGGAACAGTGGGAGTCCAGGGATGGAGACGCAGTGAAGGGATCTTACAGTCTGAAGGAAGCTGATGGAGGAACCCGCACCGTGGAGTACCACGCCGACAAACACAACGGTTTCGTCGCCGTCGTCAAGAAAGCTGGAGGACACTCCAAACCTGAGATCACTTACCACGGAGCCAAACCTCATTATTAAGTGAATGTAGTAGtgcaaatgtaatttaaattatttatgtaaattctAATTGTATATTCTTATCTTTTACTAAATAAAGTCAGTATAACCATGACGTTGAagtttaaatatattgtattattgttcACATACGAGTACCACACCCATATCGTCACAAGAATGTGCAAACGTTCTCAGTGGAGAGAAGTGACTCATGTTTACTTTCAGTATTTGCGTTTTTCCTTTCTGAATCAGCTGCCAGTGCAATAATGTCTTGAATCATAAGCTGTGTATCATCATTTTAACTGGCTGAAATATGTTGCTAATGGATCATATATCATTATAAAAGATAGCCAAAAAATTCCTACAGGACAATGGCGTTTTACTAGAGTAGGGGATTCTATTCTCTTCACATAGTGAATTAATCGATTGGAGATctagcatataggcctattgtggGCGGTCACAATGAGTTCTTTTTCACACTTTACACTTAGTACTGTCAATTGTATCGGATTCACTAGTGTAAACACCACCACGTGTTCATCCAGCTCACTGTAGTGCACTTCTAATAAGAAACGGTCCCTGAACTGTAGAACTTTCTTCTAAGTGCCTCTTGGAGACGAGCTCATTCGGGTTTCAGTCTTCCCTCAGGGCGCGTCTGAGTACCTCGCAATGAAATTGTTCATAATCTGAGCAAACAGGCTGTAATGAAATTAATACGAAATCAGCGATACTTACACcaagatttttattaaatataaacttGAAACAGCACATGGAACATATTGCCAATCAACGCCTAGTAAAAGGAATTGGAACTACATCGACTGTAAATTTATAAAGAAGAAATCCAACTAGTATTTCTAGACTACCGAACGGTCAATTGCAGCAGATGAAGATCGTAGGTTAGACAGTGAAATTCCAATGAAGCGTACCAAACGCAGAAACGCATCGGCAACACCGGAaaacatgaatcaaataatcGCCATGCACTACATTTCTTTCCCGTAATTACGACCTAAATGAACATAATTACATTGACTGCTATTTGTCTGGAACGGAAATGATGTGTGATAATTGGTTGCACGGATAATAGCCTGCATATCAAATGCAGCTTTCCGTGCAAGAACATTGAGCGGATGAGGAACTCACGAGAGCGACTGGCTCAAGACATTTTTCGTTCTCTCTTTCCATAAGCCTATAGTCTTTCTTCCTATTCATCCGACCACATATCCATCTAATCATTCATTTGTAAATCTTTCAACACGTCTGTTCTTCTATCAATCTCTCTGGCTTCTATCTTAAAATATACTGCCGGGCTATCCATCCAGTCATCAATCAGTCCATCCATCCGTCCTTCCGTCCGTCAATTCgttcatccgtccatccattcgtccaactatctatccatctattcagcCATACTTCCATCCATCCGTCTGTCCATCCGTTcattcgtccatccatccgtccaactatccttccatctattcagccattcttccatccatccatccatccatccatctgtccatccattcgtccaactatccatccatctatccattcttcCACCTCTCCATCCATCCCTCCTCCATCCACCTTTCCATTTTTATATCCATCTTATTCATTTAATCCATCCATCCGTCgaattatccatccatctatttagcCAATTTTCTATCCATCTAGCCATCCTTCCATCTCTCCATCCATCTCTCCTCCAACCATCCCATCAATCCCATTCATCCTCACCTGCATCCATCTGTccaactatccatccatctattcagcCATcctttcatccatctatccacactTCCATCTCTCCATCCATCTTACCTATCCACTCTTCCATTTTTATTTCCATCCTAACTATCCTCACTTAGatacatccattcatccatacACCTTTTCGTCTTTCTATCCAactaccatccatccatccttccatccatccatccattcatccaaacATCCATCCCATCCTTCCACCCATTCATGCATCAATCTCATCCAaccatctattcatctatccatccgtccatctatccatccgaCCGTCCGtccgcccatccatccatccatccattcatctatccatctatccatgaaCCCATCCATCCTTTGATCAATTCATCTATAAAAGTGCCTTCAAGTAGATTATTTGACATGCAACTACGTTCTGTATTCGGCACGATAAATCGTCAACCTCTTTATAATGATATCAAAAAGTGTTacattaaaatcattaataatgtTTGAACAAGTAAACAAAGCGAAATGAAAAGTATACCACAAACAAGTCCCGTAACCGTGAACATTCGCACCAAACCGGTCGAACACTCAATGCTGGCGAGAAGGGTGAGGCAAAAGATGCCTTGAAAACTGCATTGCGGAAACTATTTTATGCTTATAACTCCGTGAGATGTGAGCCGATTCGAATGTTTGAGATGGAGATCGATGAAACGCAGCGCGATGGCTacataaaagtgaaaaaaattatcTGGGATAAATTGAACCCACAATTTTCTAAAAGTAGTGGTGAAAAGTTATGAACTTTCAAAATGCCTCAAAACTCAAACGTTAAGAGAATGCAGAAGTGAATATGGCTGCGGTGACGCTTTTCACCAATCTATAACCACAGAGTCCATGGAGCTCACTTGCGCtgccgctctctctctctctctctctctctctctctctctgccatcTTATGTCCATAAGCTCTCCGACTGACTTCACTTGTCAGTCATTGACATTTTTCCCTTTCGTTCTTAAATTATTTGTCTagtcttattctttatttttctgtaacAAAATTCTTCTTCCAAACTTCCTGTCACTGGTATAATTGCGTTGATTACAGACCAATACAGTACATGGGAAATACAGTGACTTAATACCGATAAAACCAGTAATAATCATAACTGATGACtatggttcggataaagtagctgcatTAGGATAGACTGTATAGCTGTACAATAGGATAGcaccttgacttgcttcagactaaacATTACCTCCTTCCACTATCTACGAGTAAAACTACCTACTGGGAAGAGCGCTCCCCTAGCTAGCTGAAACATCAGTCAATGGACAATACAGACGATAGGAACTGACTGTacgtcactactgtcggctgggggacacgcgacaactagttaatgtttgtaaacaaaacgcacggaccaaggatgcctatcctgatacagctactttatcagAACCTTAATGATGACAACGATTACATTATGAAACCTAAGTTAAATGCTGGAGAGAATTCAATTGAAACGAATAAAGTTTGAAAGAAATAGTCCTACTAACATTAACTCATCTACAGCCCTTCATTGACAAATATCACAGATTCTTAAAGCTCGTTTGGATTTCATTCATGAACAGTAATAAATTCACATTTAACGTCATGGTAACACCAACTTTATTTAGTAAAATATACaaacttgaaattaaataaatattcgaaATCAATTTACATTGGTATATCCTCTTAATAATGATGTTTAGCTCCGTGGTAAGTGATCTCAGGTTTGGAGTGTCCTCCAGCTTTCTTGACGACGGCGACGAAACCGTTGTGTTTGTCGGCGTGGTACTCCACGGTGCGGGTTCCTCCATCAGCTTCCTTCAGACTGTAAGATCCCTTCACTGCGTCTCCATCCCTGGACTCCCACTGTTCCTTGACGTCACCGGTATGTGGGACATGAACTGCGTATTCAAACTTGTACTGGGGATGCTTCTGGATTACAAATTAAGTTAAGGATAAATTAGAAAATTAACAGGAATATGAACAGGCCTACATCTGTTGAATATGAGAATTATTATATGATTTAATTGTGTGATTAACATTTGTTTAACGCTTTTATGTGAAGAATAGCTTATCTAAATTATTACACGTACATGATGGTCTTCTACCGAATGGCCAGGGAAGGCAGCTACTGCAGCTAGAAGGGCCGCCACGATGGCAATGAATGGAACAATCTTTTTGAAAGATACATGGCTTTGAATTAATACATGTTTACTGCTATTTCAATGTTTAAAAACGTAACATCTGTGGTTAGATAGACACGTGAGTTACCTTAATCTGCTGCATGATAGTAGAGAAGGAACTGCTGGTTGTTCAGCTGGATGAATGTGCTGCCAAACGAGAGAGCAACTCTTTTATAGTACCTGCGATGTGTAGAATTTCACTGTCTTGTCTGTTATGTCACAAAATCGTTCACATAATGTAGtgtaacatataaatacatatctGCGTCAGATATTACATATTCCTGGAAGTAatgaaaaaacattattttctttctcaaacgtTTTGAAAGCACGACCCACATTTCAGCGAGACTTCTGTATGCGACCGAACTGTTTGAGTACTTAACTCCGCTGAAAAAGTACAGATCTCTAAAAAATCTGAAACAACAACGATTTCACTCAAAATAAGTGGATATCACCCGAATAAGGACCAAAACAGAAGAATATAGTGcaacaatgacacgaaatattacacCAGCATAATTTCTAGTGGCCTACTTACTAATGTTTTAGAACAGACAACACTTTGAATAATACTTTGCTAGGCCAAGAAGTTAACGTAATAACAGCAAGGGATAAAATCAGAAGATTTATAGACGAACCTGATTTTTGTTAGACATCACGTGACAATAAGGAATGCGTTGCAGAGCAATGTATTGAAGAACTCTTGGAAAATTTAGCTGCGTGTGGTACGACAAATACTGCGAACTTGCAATTAAGTTTGCAAAaatttaaacaacagcttttgaGTATTTTTCGGAAGATACTCAAAAGAATACGGCTGTCACGGATATTAAATTCACTTTTtttggtccaccgctgtgaagtaatggttagcacgtctggccatgaaacgagcttGCCCGgtgtcaaatcctggttgggaaaattgaagggctcagaaccaaaggcgactaacccacaattacaaaatgagtaaataagagttgatattaagaggatccttacaaaaatgattggtttcacaatttattttaaatggtctacattgagtaaatacaaaaaaaaatatcatgaatctataacaacaatgtatagttttgaaaaaaggcttaataatggacaatacaaaattgtgggttggtcgcccttggctctgagcccttcaatttacCTGGTTGGGGCTATTACGGGGTTTTACTTGAAACAATTGAaggagaattgctgggtaactttcggcgttgggcctcggactcatttcgcaatcattaattcacatagtctatcatcatccataccatagcccgagttaagttcattgtgcggcgtgctgtacttgtataagAGCAAGATCATtcggctatccaatcattcacaagaatgtgagtggtaagcacaataagcctctggCTGCAGTGCAAGAGAAAATCCAATTTTAGacagttgcattcaactggctgaaattaaaaaaaaaatgaagaaaaaaattcatttaaatatgtaCGTACCGGTACCTATTGAAAGTATGTTTAAACTAGGGTTTTCACAGATTGTAGCTCAGTTCTTTATGGAAAATACTTCGAGCCTGCAAGAGAAgctcatatattttaataacgtTGGCTacctcatatttatgcaaaataagcttctcGTTATGATTCCCATCAAATCCAGTCGACCTGATtggagagttggtatagcgctggacttctatgtccaaggttgcgggttcgatcccgggccatgtcgatggcatttaagtgtgcttaaatgcgacaggctcatgtcagtagatttactggcatgtaaaagaactcccgcgggacaaaattccggcacttccggcaaagctgatataacctctgcagttgcgagcgtcgttaaataaaacatacaattTACCACACCCATCAAATCAAAAACGAGAAATCTTATTGAACTTAAAAGTGATATCACTATGTGTGTACTGAATAGAGTCCAGATATGTTTCAGAAAAACATATACATCTGtcggattaataaaataattttttactttaatgTATAACTACTgattttttatgttaaatgttgCTCATGTTTCTGAACACACAGTAAGTATATGTTAAACAGGcgttcttgttttattttgtaaatcatatcGCGACCCCATCAGCTCTTTATACGACCCCTTGGAGATTGCGACCCCAGCTTGGGAACCACTGCTATAGAAACATCATGGCCTATACCTAATATATATTtgtcttaaaatttatttttcagagatatttTTCATAAAGTAGGTAAAATTTTCACATAATCTTTAAATTGttttgcacaaaaccggtccttctctcgttcagtaaaattgtaataaattctcaaaaagaactatcacaatgttACTCGTTTCACAACATTACCAAACTTTACCGTACATCATTTGAATCGAGataaataatgcaatataaatagacagacagacagacagacagaacgTAGGGtatctcattaaaaaaaaaacaaatttctaatGCCACgaatttgaagggtacacgggaaaagcGATCaatgtccatcaaaaatcgaaattgagttaataatgctatcttatagtggaaaggaagtactatcatgtggtctagctagtaataagaactaatcgttcttgacatttcactacgtcaatttctattaaatacacacataacaaagtattaagtgcttaaactttaaaattcgtttttctcgaaactttctaaaacggaccttgatcgttattcccatgtacccttcatttgtgtaataGAGACTACTACGTATAATTGCCAAATCCTCCCAAAGGTAGCCTTTGATCAACAATGAACAATAGGAACTCAGTATGGTACGTAAAATTTCTGTCAAAAAGTGGAATTTCTCGTTACTTAACTTCATGGAGAAATTATTTCCAATATATGTCTTAGTAATTCTCTCTCTCCACGATACTGTGACATAACTGCCAGTGAAATTGTACACATCGCAAGTGGTATAATAGAGTTTCTCTATCGTTTGGAGGCACATTCATCCAGCGGAACAACCTGCTATATATTCTCTACCATCATGCAGCAGACTAAGGTAGCTTATGTGTCTAAGTACAGATCTTCTCCATTTGTAAACGTTTTCAATAGCCAGCGTTTGGAATTACTCTAAGAATTCAATGAAATCCATCTTCAATTTAGGTTCTCCCATTCATTGCCATCCTGGTGGTGCTGGTGGCAGCAGCAAATGCTTTTCCTGGGCATTTAGTGGATGACCATCattatgtatgtagcctatattataattcaaacaacatatttttcataaaagtataaatcaatataaattcACTTATTCGCATGTTTAGTGGAAgaacacaaaatacaaataaaggTATTTTTGTTAAATCTTCTAATTTatctatgaaaatttaatttaaaattcaggAGCATTCCCAGTACAAGTTCGAGTACGCAGTTCATGACCCACATACCGGTGACGTCAAGGAACAGTGGGAGTCCAGGGATGGAGACGCAGTGAAGGGATCTTACAGTCTGAAGGAAGCTGATGGAGGAACCCGCACCGTGGAGTACCACGCCGACAAACACAACGAATTCGCCGCCGTCGTCAAGAAAGCTGGAGGACACTCCAAACCTGAGATCACTTACCATGGAGTCAAGCCTCATTGCTAAGTGAATGTAGTAgtggaaatgtaatttaaattatttatgcaaatcataattgtatattttttatcttttactaaatAAAGTCAGTGTAACCATGACGTAGAAGTTTAAATAGATAACTGTTCACATACGAGTACCATACCCTTATCGTCACAAGAGGGTGCAAAATTTCTCAATGAAGTGAAGTAACCCATGTTTACTTTCAGTATTTGCGTTTTTCCTTTCTGAATCAGCTGTCAGTACGTTAATGTCTTGAATCATAAGCTTTGTATCATCATTTTAAATGACTGAAATATGTTGTTAAATGGATCATATATCATTATAAAGGATATCCCAAACATTCCTACAGGACAATAGCGTCTTACTAGAGTAGGAGATCCTATTCTCTTCACATAGTGAATTAATCGATGGGAGATCTAACATATAGACCTATTGTGGACAGTCACAATGACTTCTTTTTCACACTTTACACTTAGTACTGTCAATTGTATCGGATTCACTAGTGTAAACACCACCACGTGTTCATCCAGCTCACTGTAGTGCACCTCTAATAAGGAACGGTCCTTGAACTGTAGCACTTTCTTGTAAGTGTCTCCTGGAGACGAGCTCAGTCGGGTCTTCAGTCTTCCCTTCGGGCGCATCTGAGTACCTCGCAACGAAATTGTTCATAATCTGAGCAAACAGACTGTAATGAAATTAATACGAAATCAGCGGTACTTACaccaaaatttgtattaaatataaTCTTGAAACAACAGATGGAACGTATTTCCAATCAACGCctagtaaaaaaaaatggaactacactgacagtaaatttataatgaaGAAATCAAACCAGTGTTTCTAGACTACTGAGTGGTCAACTGCAGCAGATTAAGATCGTAGTTAGACAATGAAATGCCAATGAAGCGTACCAAACCAGAAACGCATCGGCACACCGGAACACATCAATCAAATAATCGCCATGCACTACATTTCTTTCCCTTAATTACGACCTAAATGAACATAATTACATTGACTGCTATTTATCTGGAACGGAAATGTGTGATAAATGGCTGGACGCATAGTAGTCTGCATATCAAATGCAGCTTCCCGTGCAAGAACATTGAGCGGGTAAGGAACTCACGATAGCAAGTGGCTCAAGACATTTTTGTTCATTCTTTCCATACAGCCTTTCTTCCTATTCATCCGACCACACATCCATCCAATCATTCATTTGTAAATCTTTCAACACGTCTGTTCTTCTATCAATCTATCTGGATATCTATCTTAAAATATACTGTcaacctatctatccatctgtccatccatccatcagtccGTCCgtcaatcaatccatccatccgtccatctatctatccatatattCAGCCATCCTTCCATCCGTTCACCTGTTCATCCgtcgatccatccatccgtccaattattcatccatccattcatccttcCATCCGTCCAAGTATTCATGCATTCAACCATCCTTTcacctgtccatccatccatccatccgttcatCTCTCCATCCGTTTATCCGTCCAACTATCCATCCGTTCATCCATTCATCtgtccatccattcatccgtccatctatccatgcatccgtccatccatcaattcatccgTCTAACTATTCAGCCATCCTTCCATCCGTTCAACTgtctatccgtccatccatccattggtccgtccattcatccattgacctgtccatccatccgtccatctgtccatccgttcatccgtccatccagccatccatccgtTCATCCGTCcaactattcatccatccattttatCATCCTTCCATCTgttcatccatgcatccatccatccatgtatccatccatccgttCATCCGACCTTCCGTCGAACTATTCagccatccgtccatccattcatcaGTCCATCAATTCATCTCTCCATCCATCCGTTCACCTCTCCATCCGTTCATCCGTCCATCCAGCCATTTATACGTTCATCCGTCCATCCGTGCAACTATTCGTCCATCCATTCAACCATCCTTCCATCTGTTCATCCATTCagccatccgtccatccatctaacCGTTCATCCGTCcatcgtccatccatccatccacccgtcCATCTATTTAGCAAAccttccatccatctatccattcttcCATTTctccatctattccatccatctatccatcctccATCTTCCCTTCCATTTTTAatatccattccatccatcctcacttccatccatccactcattcatccgttttttatctattcatccattcatctatccacgCTACCACCCATCCAcccttccatccatccactcatccacccatccttccacccatccatccatccatccatcaatcaacCCATCCATACTTCCTTTGAAACATTCATCTATAAAAAGTCTCCTTCCATTAAATTATTTGAGTATAACTACGTTCTGTATTCAGCCAACCGCTTTATAATGATGTAAAAAAAAGTTACGttaaaatcattaataacttTTCAACAAGTAAACAAAGTGAAATTAAAAGTATACCACCGTGTAGACAAAGACGTCCCGTAACCGTAAACATTCGCACCAAACCGGTCGGACACTCAAGGCCAACGAGATGGGTGAGGCAAAACATGCCTCGAAAACTGCTTTGCGGGAACCATTTTATGCTTATAACTCCATGCGATGCGAGCCGATCCGAATGTTTGAGATGGAGATCGAGCGCGGCGCAGCGCGAtggactacataaatatgaaaaaaattatctgGGATAAATTGAACCCTCAATATTCTAAACGAAGTGGTGAAAATTTATGAACTTTCAAAATGCCTCAAAACTCAAAAGTTAAGAGAATGCAAAAGTGAATATGGCTGCGGTGACGCTTTTCACCAATCTGTAGCCACAGAGTCCACGGAGATCACTTGCGCTGCCGCTCTCTTGCTCTCTCTGCCGTCTTATGTCCAGAAACTCTCCGATTGACTTCACTAGTCAGTCATTGATATTTTTCCCCTTCCATCTTAAATTATTTGTCCagttttattcttaatttttctcTAACAAAATTCTTCTTCTAAACTTCCTGTCACTGGTACAATTGCGTTGGTTAGAGACCAATGCAATATATGGGAAATGCAGTGATTTATTACTAGGCAGcggaaaaaaaagtcattcggatgtgaaggtaactacaacgcgactaTTTTTTCTCGTCAGAGGgctgttgtttacgtaagcacagcaGGTACACTAGAGGGGCGGGGAGGTAGACCCTATAGGGCGAGGGAGATGTAAATTTACACACGGAATAATCACTAAATATTGGTTGTACGTTGATATAACTATTGTAATGACATATTATTTTGCGTACTTTTCTATAAATCCTCTAAAGTGAGGATTgttcaacgttttgaatggaatattgcaacttatgaTCATTCGACACAAACCCTGGCTAAGGTCATATTTCATAGAATAACTCATCTCGGGTTCTcaaccaggtgagttggagatttgcttccaagctttcgacggctagctctgccatcttcttcagggaatgaagtgatgtgggaccatgtctagccggtatatatgcaatagtagggcttcccgctgcgggccaatcaggagctagttcctagtcccgaccg harbors:
- the LOC138702299 gene encoding cuticle protein 19-like isoform X4, which translates into the protein MQQTKVLPFIAVLVVLMAAANAFPGYLVDDNHYEHPQYKFEYAVHDPHTGDVKEQWESRDGDAVKGSYSLKEADGGTRTVEYHADKHNGFVAVVKKAGGHSKPEITYHGAKPHY
- the LOC138702299 gene encoding cuticle protein 19-like isoform X2, with product MQQTKVLPFIAILVVLVAAANAFPGHLVDDHHYEHSQYKFEYAVHDPHTGDVKEQWESRDGDAVKGSYSLKEADGGTRTVEYHADKHNEFAAVVKKAGGHSKPEITYHGVKPHC
- the LOC138702299 gene encoding cuticle protein 19-like isoform X1 — protein: MQQVKVLPFIVILVVLMAAVNAFPGHLVDNHHYEHPQYKFEYAVHDPHTGDVKEQWESRDGDAVKGSYSLKEADGGTRTVEYHADKHNGFVAVVKKAGGHSKPEITYHGAKPHY
- the LOC138702299 gene encoding cuticle protein 19-like isoform X6, translating into MQQIKVVPFIAIVAALLAAVAAFPGHSVEDHHEHPQYKFEYAVHDPHTGDVKEQWESRDGDAVKGSYSLKEADGGTRTVEYHADKHNGFVAVVKKAGGHSKPEITYHGAKPHY